The Streptococcus sp. 29896 genome includes a region encoding these proteins:
- a CDS encoding CopY/TcrY family copper transport repressor encodes MEQTISAAEWQVMRVLWAHPGATSQEIIQALQEGFDWQATTIKTLLGRLRKKNYLRMAKETSKYHYYPLISEEEHLQGQVELLLATICSTKQGQLVEKLLDTGTFSQKSLENLASKISQLQKTAPEQIACQCLAGQCTCGHHHTLRKSTSDVVDLT; translated from the coding sequence GTGGAGCAGACAATTTCTGCTGCGGAGTGGCAGGTCATGCGGGTTCTGTGGGCCCATCCTGGTGCGACTTCTCAGGAAATTATTCAGGCCTTGCAGGAAGGCTTTGATTGGCAGGCAACGACCATTAAGACACTTTTAGGTCGTTTGCGGAAGAAAAATTATTTGAGAATGGCTAAGGAAACTAGCAAGTACCACTATTATCCGCTGATCAGTGAAGAAGAACATTTGCAGGGGCAGGTGGAGCTCTTACTAGCTACCATATGTTCCACAAAACAGGGGCAACTGGTTGAAAAACTGCTAGACACAGGGACATTTTCCCAAAAAAGCCTAGAAAATCTAGCCAGCAAAATCTCTCAGCTACAAAAGACTGCACCTGAGCAAATCGCATGTCAATGCTTGGCGGGTCAATGTACCTGTGGGCATCATCATACTCTTCGAAAATCAACCTCAGATGTTGTTGACTTGACTTGA
- a CDS encoding heavy-metal-associated domain-containing protein, protein MKQTLKLKNLSCQNCVKHVTNHLLDLDGVEEVKIQLDQQLAEVETSVAYDLERYQEVLEDTIYEVEELI, encoded by the coding sequence ATGAAGCAAACTTTGAAATTGAAAAACTTATCCTGTCAGAACTGTGTCAAACATGTGACCAATCACCTCTTGGATTTGGACGGGGTGGAAGAAGTGAAAATCCAGCTGGATCAGCAGTTGGCGGAGGTGGAAACCTCTGTGGCCTATGACTTGGAGCGATACCAAGAGGTGCTGGAAGACACTATCTATGAAGTGGAAGAGTTAATATAA
- the tyrS gene encoding tyrosine--tRNA ligase, giving the protein MNIFEELKARGLVFQTTDEEALVKALTEGQVSYYSGYDPTADSLHLGHLVPILVCRHLQLAGHKPYALVGGATGLIGDPSFKDAERSLQTKDTVDGWVTKIQGQLSRFLDFEHGDNKAEMVNNYDWFSGISFIDFLRDVGKYYTVNYMMSKDSVKKRIETGISYTEFAYQIMQGYDFYELNDKHNVTLQIGGSDQWGNMTAGTELLRRKADKSGHVMTVPLITDSTGKKFGKSEGNAVWLDADKTSPYEMYQFWLNVMDDDAVRFLKIFTFLSLDEIAEIEEKFDAARHERLAQKILAKEVVTLVHGEEAYNQALKITEQLFAGNIKNLSAKELKQGLSNVPNYAVQAEDNLNIVELLVTSGIVTSKRQAREDVANGAIYVNGERVQDLEYTLSDSDKIDGELTVIRRGKKKYSVLTY; this is encoded by the coding sequence ATGAACATTTTTGAAGAACTAAAAGCTCGTGGCTTGGTCTTTCAAACGACAGACGAAGAAGCCCTAGTAAAAGCATTAACAGAAGGGCAAGTATCCTATTATTCTGGCTACGACCCAACTGCCGACAGCCTGCATTTGGGGCATTTGGTACCAATCCTCGTCTGCCGTCACTTGCAATTAGCAGGGCACAAACCTTACGCTCTAGTTGGTGGAGCTACTGGTCTGATTGGCGACCCTTCCTTCAAAGATGCGGAGCGCAGCTTGCAAACCAAAGACACCGTGGACGGCTGGGTAACAAAAATCCAAGGTCAGCTTTCTCGCTTCTTGGATTTTGAACATGGTGACAACAAGGCCGAAATGGTCAACAACTACGACTGGTTCTCAGGCATCAGCTTTATCGACTTCCTTCGTGATGTCGGCAAATATTACACAGTCAACTACATGATGAGCAAGGACTCGGTGAAAAAACGGATTGAAACAGGGATTTCCTACACCGAGTTTGCCTACCAAATCATGCAGGGCTATGACTTCTACGAGCTCAACGACAAGCACAATGTAACCCTACAAATCGGTGGTTCTGACCAGTGGGGCAATATGACTGCAGGTACTGAATTGCTCCGCCGCAAGGCCGACAAGTCTGGTCACGTTATGACTGTACCACTTATCACCGACTCGACAGGTAAGAAATTTGGTAAGTCAGAGGGCAACGCTGTTTGGTTGGATGCCGACAAGACTTCTCCATATGAAATGTACCAATTCTGGCTCAATGTCATGGACGACGATGCCGTTCGTTTCTTGAAAATCTTCACATTCTTGTCATTAGATGAGATTGCTGAGATTGAAGAAAAATTTGACGCAGCTCGTCATGAACGCTTGGCTCAGAAGATTCTGGCTAAGGAAGTCGTGACATTGGTACACGGTGAAGAGGCTTATAATCAAGCCCTTAAGATCACCGAGCAATTGTTCGCTGGTAACATCAAAAACCTGTCCGCAAAAGAGCTCAAGCAGGGCCTCAGCAACGTTCCAAACTACGCTGTACAGGCTGAAGACAACCTAAACATCGTGGAACTCTTGGTTACCTCTGGTATTGTCACCTCAAAACGCCAAGCTCGTGAAGATGTAGCAAATGGTGCGATCTATGTAAACGGTGAGCGTGTGCAGGACTTGGAGTATACTCTTTCTGACAGCGACAAGATTGACGGCGAGTTGACCGTTATCCGTCGTGGTAAGAAGAAATATTCTGTTTTGACTTATTAA
- a CDS encoding HIT family protein, with the protein MTCIFCHQLNENDILYQTEHFKVVWDIDPVQTGHLLIISKEHYDTLSQVSPAIRYELSDLEVFLTEKLCQILAIDGVTIACNDRLFDAGTHFHVHLIPRFQSDGFWDQISLAQVQLDLTHFLKAL; encoded by the coding sequence ATGACCTGTATTTTTTGTCACCAACTCAATGAAAATGACATTCTCTACCAGACGGAGCATTTCAAGGTCGTCTGGGACATTGACCCTGTCCAAACAGGGCATCTGCTGATTATCAGCAAGGAACACTATGACACGCTCAGCCAAGTCTCTCCTGCTATTCGCTATGAGCTATCAGACTTGGAAGTCTTTTTGACTGAGAAACTCTGTCAAATATTGGCAATTGACGGTGTGACCATAGCCTGCAACGATCGCTTGTTTGATGCTGGCACCCATTTCCATGTCCACCTGATTCCACGCTTTCAATCAGACGGCTTCTGGGACCAAATTTCACTTGCACAAGTGCAACTGGATCTGACTCACTTTCTCAAAGCATTATAA
- the rpoB gene encoding DNA-directed RNA polymerase subunit beta — protein sequence MAGHDVQYGKHRTRRSFSRIKEVLDLPNLIEIQTDSFQDFLDHGLKEVFEDVLPVSNFTETMELEFVGYELKEPKYTLEEARAHDANYSAPIFVTFRLINKETGEIKTQEVFFGEFPIMTEMGTFIINGAERIIVSQLVRSPGVYFNDKVDKNGKVGYGSTVIPNRGAWLELETDSKDIAYTRIDRTRKIPFTTLVRALGFSGDDEIFDIFGDSELVRNTVEKDIHKNPADSRTDEALKEIYERLRPGEPKTAESSRSLLTARFFDPRRYDLAPVGRYKINKKLNLRTRLFNQTLAEHVINGETGEIVLEAGTVLSRDILDRIEDQFDELNLVEYIPNDSAVLTEPVLLQKFKIVAPKDPDRVVTVIGNANPAENVRTVTPADILAEMSYFLNLAEGLGRVDDIDHLGNRRIRAVGELLANQVRIGLTRMERNLRERMSVQDNEVLTPQQIINIRPVTAAIKEFFGSSQLSQFMDQHNPLSELSHKRRLSALGPGGLTRDRAGYEVRDVHYTHYGRMCPIETPEGPNIGLINNLSSYGHLNKYGFIQTPYRKIDRATGTVTNEIVWLTADEEDAYIVAQSTSPLDENNRFVDKIVMGRHQGNNQEFPADSADFMDVSPKQVVAVATACIPFLENDDSNRALMGANMQRQAVPLIDPKAPYVGTGMEYQAAHDSGAAVIAQHDGKVVYADADKVEVRREDGSLDVYSIQKFRRSNSGTAYNQRTLVKLGDVVEKGDFIADGPSMERGEMALGQNPIVAYMTWEGYNFEDAVIMSERLVKDDVYTSVHLEEYESETRDTKLGPEEITREIPNVGEDALRNLDEMGIIRIGAEVKEGDILVGKVTPKGEKDLSAEERLLHAIFGDKSREVRDTSLRVPHGADGVVRDVKIFTRANGDELQSGVNMLVRVYIAQKRKIKVGDKMAGRHGNKGVVSRIVPVEDMPYLPDGTPVDIMLNPLGVPSRMNIGQVMELHLGMAARNLGIHIATPVFDGASSEDLWSTVKEAGMDSDAKTILYDGRTGEPFDNRVSVGVMYMIKLHHMVDDKLHARSVGPYSLVTQQPLGGKAQFGGQRFGEMEVWALEAYGASNVLQEILTYKSDDVTGRLKAYEAITKGKPIPKPGVPESFRVLVKELQSLGLDMRVLDEDDNEVELRDLDEGEDDDIIHVDDLEKARAKAAADAAAAFAAEEAAGKE from the coding sequence TTGGCAGGACATGACGTTCAATACGGGAAACATCGTACCCGTCGTAGTTTTTCAAGAATCAAGGAAGTTCTTGATTTACCAAATTTGATTGAAATCCAAACGGATTCTTTCCAGGATTTTCTTGACCATGGCTTGAAGGAAGTCTTTGAAGATGTGCTTCCGGTTTCTAACTTTACAGAAACCATGGAATTGGAATTTGTTGGTTACGAATTAAAGGAACCAAAATATACCTTGGAAGAGGCGCGTGCACACGATGCCAACTATTCTGCACCAATTTTCGTTACCTTCCGTTTGATCAACAAGGAAACTGGTGAAATTAAAACCCAAGAGGTCTTCTTCGGTGAATTCCCAATCATGACTGAAATGGGTACCTTCATCATCAACGGTGCAGAGCGGATTATCGTTTCTCAGTTGGTACGTTCACCAGGTGTTTATTTCAACGATAAGGTGGATAAAAACGGTAAGGTTGGTTACGGCTCAACTGTTATCCCTAACCGTGGTGCCTGGTTGGAATTGGAAACAGATTCTAAGGATATTGCCTATACCCGTATCGACCGTACGCGTAAGATTCCATTTACAACGCTGGTGCGTGCGCTTGGTTTCTCAGGTGACGATGAAATCTTCGATATCTTTGGTGATAGCGAATTGGTTCGCAATACTGTCGAGAAAGACATCCACAAGAACCCTGCTGATTCTCGTACAGATGAAGCCCTCAAGGAAATCTATGAGCGCCTTCGTCCAGGTGAACCAAAGACAGCTGAAAGCTCTCGTAGCCTTTTGACTGCTCGTTTCTTTGACCCACGTCGTTACGATTTAGCACCTGTTGGTCGTTACAAAATCAATAAAAAGCTCAACCTTCGTACACGCTTGTTTAATCAAACACTTGCGGAGCACGTGATCAATGGTGAAACAGGCGAAATCGTCTTGGAAGCAGGTACAGTCTTGAGCCGTGATATTTTGGACCGTATTGAAGATCAGTTTGACGAGCTCAACTTGGTGGAATATATTCCAAATGATTCCGCTGTTTTAACTGAGCCAGTTCTTTTGCAGAAATTCAAGATTGTTGCACCAAAAGATCCAGATCGTGTAGTCACTGTGATTGGTAATGCTAATCCGGCGGAAAACGTACGTACAGTAACACCTGCGGACATCTTGGCCGAGATGAGCTACTTCCTCAACTTGGCTGAAGGTCTTGGTCGTGTAGATGATATTGACCACTTGGGTAACCGTCGTATTCGTGCCGTTGGTGAATTGCTTGCCAACCAAGTACGTATCGGTTTGACTCGTATGGAACGTAACTTGCGTGAGCGTATGTCTGTTCAAGACAATGAAGTATTGACGCCACAACAAATCATCAATATCCGTCCTGTTACAGCCGCGATCAAAGAATTCTTTGGTTCATCTCAGTTGTCACAGTTCATGGACCAACACAACCCGCTTTCTGAGTTGTCTCACAAACGCCGTTTGTCAGCCTTGGGACCTGGTGGTTTGACTCGTGACCGTGCTGGTTATGAGGTTCGAGACGTTCACTACACCCACTATGGTCGTATGTGTCCGATTGAAACACCTGAGGGACCAAACATCGGTCTGATCAACAACTTGTCTTCTTACGGACACCTTAACAAGTATGGTTTCATCCAAACACCGTACCGCAAGATCGACCGTGCAACTGGTACAGTAACGAACGAAATCGTTTGGTTGACAGCGGATGAAGAAGATGCCTACATCGTAGCACAATCAACTTCACCACTTGATGAAAACAACCGTTTCGTTGATAAGATTGTTATGGGACGTCACCAAGGTAACAACCAAGAGTTTCCAGCAGATTCAGCAGACTTCATGGATGTTTCACCTAAACAGGTAGTTGCCGTTGCGACAGCATGTATTCCTTTCTTGGAAAACGATGACTCCAACCGTGCCCTCATGGGTGCCAACATGCAACGTCAGGCTGTTCCATTGATTGATCCAAAAGCACCTTACGTTGGTACAGGTATGGAATACCAGGCTGCCCATGACTCAGGTGCGGCAGTTATTGCCCAACATGATGGTAAGGTTGTTTACGCAGATGCGGACAAGGTAGAAGTACGTCGTGAAGATGGTTCCTTGGATGTTTACAGCATTCAGAAATTCCGTCGTTCAAACTCAGGTACTGCCTACAACCAACGTACCCTTGTGAAATTGGGTGATGTCGTTGAAAAAGGTGACTTCATCGCAGATGGTCCTTCTATGGAACGTGGGGAAATGGCTCTTGGTCAAAACCCTATCGTTGCCTACATGACTTGGGAAGGTTACAACTTCGAGGACGCGGTTATCATGTCTGAACGCCTTGTGAAAGACGATGTCTATACATCTGTTCACTTGGAAGAATACGAATCAGAAACACGCGATACCAAGTTAGGCCCTGAAGAAATCACACGCGAAATTCCAAACGTTGGTGAAGATGCTCTTCGCAACTTGGATGAAATGGGTATTATCCGTATCGGTGCCGAAGTTAAAGAAGGCGACATTCTTGTTGGTAAAGTTACACCAAAAGGTGAAAAAGATCTTTCTGCTGAAGAGCGCCTCTTGCACGCAATCTTCGGTGACAAGTCACGTGAAGTACGTGATACATCTCTTCGTGTACCTCACGGTGCAGATGGTGTCGTTCGTGATGTGAAAATCTTTACTCGTGCCAACGGTGATGAATTGCAATCAGGTGTTAACATGTTGGTTCGTGTTTACATCGCTCAAAAACGTAAGATCAAGGTCGGAGATAAGATGGCCGGTCGTCACGGTAACAAGGGTGTCGTTTCACGTATTGTACCTGTTGAGGATATGCCATATCTTCCAGACGGAACACCAGTTGACATCATGTTGAACCCACTCGGGGTGCCATCACGTATGAACATCGGTCAGGTTATGGAACTTCACTTGGGTATGGCGGCTCGCAACTTGGGCATTCATATCGCAACACCAGTTTTCGATGGTGCAAGTTCAGAAGACCTCTGGTCAACTGTTAAAGAAGCAGGTATGGACTCAGATGCCAAAACCATTCTTTACGATGGACGTACAGGTGAGCCGTTTGACAACCGTGTATCTGTCGGTGTCATGTACATGATCAAGCTTCACCACATGGTTGATGATAAACTTCATGCTCGCTCAGTCGGACCATACTCACTCGTTACCCAACAGCCACTCGGAGGTAAGGCTCAGTTTGGTGGACAGCGTTTCGGTGAGATGGAGGTTTGGGCCCTTGAAGCCTATGGTGCTTCAAACGTCCTCCAAGAAATCTTGACTTACAAGTCAGATGATGTGACAGGCCGTCTTAAAGCCTATGAAGCCATCACAAAAGGTAAACCAATTCCAAAACCAGGTGTTCCAGAATCATTCCGCGTTCTTGTCAAAGAATTGCAATCACTTGGTTTGGATATGCGTGTCCTTGATGAAGATGATAATGAAGTAGAATTGCGTGACCTTGATGAAGGTGAAGATGATGATATCATCCACGTAGATGATCTTGAAAAAGCACGTGCAAAAGCAGCAGCTGACGCAGCGGCAGCCTTTGCAGCAGAAGAGGCAGCAGGAAAAGAATAA
- the pbp1b gene encoding penicillin-binding protein PBP1B: protein MSKNKKNSPKEPLNFTGRDWISVLLRSMKLMINSITVILGLIGVFGVGVGLGYIGSLFDSVEVPESTELVSEVTQLTRISTVTYQDGTLVSEVNSDLLRTPVESAQISDYLKQAVIATEDETFESHNGVVPKAVIRAALGSVGLGSSSGGSTLTQQLIKQQLVGDAPTFSRKANEIVSALALERTMTKEEILTTYLNVSPFGRNNQGKNIAGVEEAAQGIFGKPASELTVPQAAFIAGLPQSPIVYSPYSSDGSLKSAENMSYGLARYKDVLYNMYRAGYLTREEYETYQAYDITQDFLAPNPVTGDTKDFLYYAVMDEAKERMYDYLVTRDKVSESELKNDETVAAYREMAAEELSLGGYIIKSTVNKTIYDAMQAATANYGYLLDDGGALVETGSVLLNNKTGAVLGFVGGRDYSQNQNNHAFSTLRSPASTIKPILAYGIAIDQGLMGSASVLSDYPATFSSGEQIMHVNSIGTGKIDLQTALNRSVNIPAFWTYKLLQQSGVDVQSYMEKMNYQISNYDIESLPLGGGVEVSVATNTNAYQTLANGGVYNERYIVESITAPDGTVIYQHIAEPVQVYSKATSSIMMQLLKGVISSGVTTNYATWMQSINPQIMAKTDIVGKTGTSSGAADAWLMLATPQITLGTWAGYDDNTRMADLASYNNNPHYVAYLSNAIYQAAPELFEGRFELDDSVISSSVVASTGQRPGSVQVNGFTYNVSGAMTTSYWAKNGAPTASYKFMIGGTDSDYATAWNSLFGSQTRKNSSSSSSRSSSSGASRNSSSSETSTSSDTETSTANDGE, encoded by the coding sequence ATGTCTAAAAACAAGAAAAACAGCCCAAAAGAGCCTTTGAACTTTACAGGACGTGACTGGATAAGTGTTCTTTTGAGAAGTATGAAATTGATGATCAATTCTATCACCGTTATCCTTGGCTTAATCGGGGTATTTGGTGTGGGTGTCGGTTTAGGTTACATTGGCAGTCTTTTTGATTCTGTTGAAGTACCAGAATCGACGGAATTGGTTTCGGAAGTGACACAATTGACACGGATTTCGACGGTCACCTATCAAGATGGGACCCTGGTGTCGGAGGTCAATTCGGATTTGCTGCGTACTCCAGTTGAGAGTGCTCAAATTTCGGACTACCTCAAGCAAGCGGTCATTGCAACAGAGGATGAGACCTTTGAAAGCCATAATGGTGTGGTGCCTAAAGCGGTGATTCGAGCTGCCCTGGGTTCAGTAGGACTCGGTTCGTCAAGTGGTGGTTCGACCTTGACCCAGCAGTTAATCAAACAGCAGCTAGTAGGGGATGCACCGACCTTTTCTCGAAAGGCAAATGAAATTGTCTCAGCCCTTGCCTTGGAGCGGACTATGACCAAGGAAGAAATCTTAACAACCTATCTCAATGTCTCGCCCTTTGGCCGTAATAACCAAGGTAAGAACATCGCAGGGGTAGAAGAGGCAGCCCAAGGGATTTTTGGAAAACCTGCTAGTGAATTGACAGTTCCGCAAGCGGCCTTTATTGCCGGTTTGCCCCAGAGTCCGATTGTTTACTCGCCTTACTCATCAGATGGTAGCCTGAAATCCGCTGAAAATATGAGTTACGGGCTTGCTCGCTACAAGGACGTTCTGTACAACATGTATCGTGCGGGATACCTGACAAGGGAAGAGTACGAAACCTATCAAGCCTATGACATTACACAGGATTTCCTTGCTCCGAACCCTGTCACTGGAGATACCAAAGACTTCTTGTATTACGCTGTTATGGATGAGGCCAAGGAGCGGATGTACGATTACTTGGTGACTCGGGACAAGGTGTCAGAGAGTGAATTGAAAAATGACGAAACGGTCGCAGCTTATAGAGAAATGGCTGCCGAAGAGTTGAGCTTAGGTGGTTACATCATTAAAAGTACTGTCAATAAGACCATCTATGATGCTATGCAAGCAGCTACTGCTAATTATGGATATTTGCTTGATGATGGTGGTGCCCTAGTTGAAACTGGCTCAGTATTGTTGAACAATAAGACAGGTGCAGTTTTAGGTTTTGTTGGAGGTAGAGATTATTCTCAGAACCAAAACAACCATGCCTTTAGTACATTACGTTCGCCGGCTTCGACGATAAAACCTATTCTTGCTTATGGAATTGCTATTGATCAAGGGTTGATGGGGTCTGCCAGTGTGTTGTCAGATTATCCTGCAACCTTCTCAAGTGGCGAGCAAATTATGCATGTCAATAGTATTGGTACTGGGAAAATAGATTTACAGACGGCTCTTAATCGGTCTGTGAATATTCCGGCATTTTGGACATATAAGTTATTGCAACAGTCCGGTGTTGATGTTCAGAGTTATATGGAAAAAATGAATTATCAGATTTCTAACTATGATATTGAAAGTCTCCCTCTTGGTGGAGGTGTAGAGGTTTCTGTAGCGACGAATACAAATGCATATCAAACCTTAGCAAATGGTGGGGTTTACAACGAGCGCTATATCGTTGAAAGTATAACAGCTCCAGATGGCACAGTTATTTATCAACATATTGCTGAACCTGTACAGGTGTACTCTAAAGCTACTTCAAGCATTATGATGCAATTGTTAAAAGGAGTTATTTCTTCTGGTGTAACAACAAACTATGCTACTTGGATGCAGTCAATAAATCCTCAAATTATGGCAAAGACAGATATCGTTGGTAAGACAGGTACTAGTAGTGGAGCAGCTGATGCTTGGCTGATGTTAGCAACGCCACAGATTACATTAGGAACTTGGGCTGGTTATGATGATAATACTAGGATGGCTGACCTAGCTAGCTATAACAACAATCCACATTATGTTGCATATTTATCAAACGCTATTTATCAAGCGGCACCTGAATTATTTGAAGGTCGATTCGAGTTGGATGACTCCGTGATCTCCTCTAGTGTGGTGGCTTCGACTGGTCAACGTCCAGGAAGTGTTCAGGTCAATGGCTTTACCTACAATGTTTCGGGAGCTATGACTACGAGTTACTGGGCTAAGAATGGAGCGCCTACAGCGAGCTATAAGTTTATGATTGGCGGAACAGATAGTGACTATGCAACAGCTTGGAATTCTCTCTTTGGCTCGCAGACGAGAAAAAACAGTAGTTCTTCATCGAGTCGCTCTTCTTCATCAGGTGCCTCAAGAAATAGTTCTTCGTCAGAAACATCCACATCTTCTGACACAGAAACTTCAACGGCGAATGATGGGGAATAA